From one Ahaetulla prasina isolate Xishuangbanna chromosome 18, ASM2864084v1, whole genome shotgun sequence genomic stretch:
- the TAS1R2 gene encoding LOW QUALITY PROTEIN: taste receptor type 1 member 2 (The sequence of the model RefSeq protein was modified relative to this genomic sequence to represent the inferred CDS: inserted 3 bases in 2 codons; deleted 3 bases in 3 codons; substituted 1 base at 1 genomic stop codon), translated as MRFEVEEINNSSNLLTGVLLGFEMMDICPLTDTIHPVLHLLADXRIGRNYTSYRPRVVAVIGPDSSLAAITAAYIQSHFLIPQITYSATPEALGNPRILPVAFHTIPSAEQQMAAVLRLLRHFGWNWFIVLASDAEYGHQNLQLLQFQQRVPPAWSGPIQERIRGTVAWIHRSTAKVAVALGLELLLLAFFEEAGRLWIATDAWATDLSIHGLRNISSLGSVFGVAVXEVPVPGLDDFRVREVWGPSEASRDPRRLVPGGTCNQECQECLPTLRSXHKSLRQTGNRVDFNVYSAICVVAHALHRLLSCTHTRCQKKTVYPYFLQKKSQIFWSPQDPAELKDLSLCFSFPLDRFICQKCLPNIWSHPGQEALFPKIMVYLQWDHPVSFVLLLFSALSLSAILGILTTFAHHANTPVARSAGGRLCFLMLSSLILDFWSVFSYLPTELRYLFSLVGYSLCVTIYLACATGRSFQNLCAFKMAAWLPAAFTAWSISKGQSVATVVLNLHYRYPKLVKTALIRNPAELILTCHTDYLSVLVVHHLFDMILSSLCFGLAYAGKVLLKSYNDSQCRGRSSWVLLVLITTVSEGMAVAIFETVIIVSNLFSLSLRFFGSKCCVIYVHPARNTPAFLQAAIQSYTMDQG; from the exons ATGAGGTTTGAGGTGGAGGAGATCAATAACTCCAGCAACCTCTTGACCGGAGTCCTGCTGGGCTTCGAAATGATGGACATCTGC CCCCTCACCGACACCATCCACCCCGTCCTGCATCTCCTCGCCGA CCGAATCGGCAGGAATTACACTTCGTACCGCCCCCGG GTCGTCGCCGTCATCGGTCCTGATTCATCCCTGGCAGCCATCACGGCGGCTTATATTCAGAGTCACTTTCTTATCCCGCAG ATCACCTACAGCGCAACCCCGGAAGCTCTCGGCAACCCCCGGATACTCCCCGTCGCTTTCCACACCATCCCGAGTGCCGAGCAACAGATGGCGGCCGTGCTGCGTCTGCTGCGTCACTTCGGGTGGAACTGGTTCATCGTCCTGGCTAGCGACGCCGAGTACGGCCACCAGAACCTCCAGCTGCTGCAGTTCCAG CAAAGGGTTCCCCCGGCTTGGAGCGGCCCCATCCAGGAGAGGATCAGGGGCACGGTGGCTTGGATCCACAGAAGCACAGCCAAGGTGGCGGTAGCCCTCGGCCTGGAACTTCTTCTCCTGGCCTTCTTTGAAGAAGCCGGCCGGCTGTGGATCGCCACTGACGCCTGGGCAACTGACCTGTCCATCCACGGCCTCCGCAACATTTCCAGCCTGGGAAGCGTATTTGGGGTGGCTGTGTAGGAGGTCCCTGTCCCAGGGTTGGACGACTTCCGAGTCAGGGAAGTCTGGGGACCCTCTGAGGCGAGCAGGGACCCCCGAAGGCTGGTCCCTGGCGGCACGTGCAACCAGGAGTGCCAGGAATGTCTCCCCACCCTCCGCT CCCATAAGAGCCTCCGGCAAACGGGGAACCGCGTGGATTTCAACGTGTACTCGGCCATCTGTGTTGTCGCTCACGCCTTGCACCGCCTGCTGAGTTGCACCCACACCAGGTGCCAAAAGAAGACTGTTTATCCCTA TTTTctccaaaaaaaatcccagatATTTTGGTCTCCCCAGGACCCAGCAGAGTTGAAAGACCTATCTCTGTGCTTTTCTTTCCCCTTAGACAGGTTTATCTGTCAAAAATGCCTGCCAAACATCTGGTCCCATCCTGGCCAAGAAGCACTCTTCCCAAAGATAATGGTATACCTACAGTGGGACCATCCTGTCTCCTTTGTGCTGCTTCTCTTCTCCGCCCTCAGCCTCTCGGCCATCTTGGGCATCCTCACCACCTTTGCCCATCATGCCAACACCCCGGTGGCGAGATCAGCCGGTGGCAGGCTATGTTTCCTCATGTTATCTTCCCTCATCTTGGACTTCTGGAGTGTCTTCTCCTACCTCCCCACCGAGCTGCGATATCTCTTCAGTCTGGTGGGGTACAGCCTCTGTGTCACCATCTACCTCGCCTGCGCCACCGGCCGTTCCTTCCAGAACCTCTGCGCTTTCAAGATGGCGGCCTGGCTGCCCGCTGCCTTCACCGCCTGGTCCATATCCAAAGGGCAGTCG GTGGCCACCGTGGTGCTCAACCTCCATTACCGCTACCCGAAGCTCGTCAAGACTGCCCTAATCAGGAACCCGGCGGAGCTTATCCTGACGTGTCACACTGACTACCTATCCGTGCTTGTGGTCCACCACCTCTTCGACATGATCCTCTCCTCCCTGTGCTTCGGCTTGGCCTACGCGGGGAAGGTGTTGCTGAAGAGCTACAACGACAgccaatgtcgt ggccggag CTCCTGGGTGCTGCTTGTTTTGATCACCACCGTCTCGGAAGGGATGGCGGTCGCCATCTTTGAGACGGTCATCATAGTCTCCAACCTCTTCAGCCTCTCCCTGCGCTTCTTCGGGTCCAAGTGTTGCGTCATCTACGTCCATCCAGCACGTAACACACCGGCC TTCCTCCAGGCAGCCATTCAGAGCTACACCATGGACCAGGGCTAG